The following proteins come from a genomic window of Triticum aestivum cultivar Chinese Spring chromosome 6A, IWGSC CS RefSeq v2.1, whole genome shotgun sequence:
- the LOC123130694 gene encoding protein CANDIDATE G-PROTEIN COUPLED RECEPTOR 7-like: MRTSSMGTSVAVTLAFAVVLFLARATHAEIRTTLIVSDARPLILFEQFGFARGGKAALSIRRSAWNLRPGSRLNGVDPTLMGFVLISGAQFPKINNASQYAAADPGGGSFCVLTSGFAVPMIRLSDVPPGGATSILSIDDPDEYAVVFNNCQEGAEVTMDVRTEMYNVRGGVPDGLRDYLPVGLQPLPNIYTVVSVVYFVFLAVWVWTCLRKRAAAERIHVVMGALLLFKALKMACAAEDTWYVESTGTPHGWDVAFYVFGFFKGVLLFTVIVLIGTGWSFLKPYLQEREKNVLMIVIPLQVIENLVLVVIGETGPTGRDWVVWNHVFLLVDVICCCAVFFPIIWSIRGLREASKTDGKAARNLHKLTLFKRFYIVVVGYLYFTRIIVSAFLAVLNYKYQWGVNVAVEAASFAFYVFVFYNFHPVEKNPYLYVGDDEEESASGQLEMDERAF; this comes from the exons ATGCGCACCAGCTCCATGGGCACCTCGGTCGCGGTCACCCTCGCCTTCGCGGTCGTCCTCTTCCTTGCGCGGGCAACCCATGCCGAGATCAGGACAACGCTCATCGTGTCGGACGCGCGGCCCCTGATCCTCTTCGAGCAGTTTGGCTTCGCGCGAGGCGGCAAGGCCGCCCTCTCCATCCGCCGCTCGGCATGGAACCTCCGGCCAGGGTCACGCCTCAACGGAGTCGACCCCACCCTCATGGGATTCGTCCTCATCTCGGGAGCGCAGTTCCCGAAGATCAACAACGCGTCCCAgtacgccgccgccgaccccggaggCGGCAGCTTCTGCGTGCTCACGAGCGGGTTCGCTGTCCCGATGATCCGGCTGAGCGACGTGCCGCCTGGAGGCGCCACCAGCATCCTGAGCATCGACGACCCCGACGAGTACGCGGTGGTGTTCAACAACTGCCAGGAGGGCGCGGAGGTGACCATGGACGTGCGCACCGAGATGTACAACGTGCGGGGCGGCGTCCCCGACGGGCTGAGGGACTACCTCCCCGTGGGGCTCCAGCCGCTGCCCAACATCTACACCGTGGTGTCGGTGGTCTACTTCGTGTTCCTGGCGGTGTGGGTGTGGACGTGCCTGCGGAAgcgcgcggcggcggagcggaTCCACGTGGTGATGGGCGCGCTGCTGCTGTTCAAGGCGCTCAAGATGGCGTGCGCGGCGGAGGACACGTGGTACGTGGAGTCCACGGGCACGCCGCACGGCTGGGACGTCGCCTTCTACGTCTTCGGCTTCTTCAAGGGCGTCCTGCTCTTCACCGTCATCGTGCTCATCGGCACCGGCTGGTCCTTTCTCAAGCCCTACCTCCAG GAGCGGGAGAAGAACGTGCTGATGATAGTGATCCCGCTGCAAGTGATCGAGAACCTGGTGCTGGTGGTGATCGGGGAGACAGGGCCGACGGGGCGGGACTGGGTGGTGTGGAACCACGTGTTCCTGCTGGTGGACGTCATCTGCTGCTGCGCCGTCTTCTTCCCCATCATCTGGTCCATCCGGGGCCTGCGCGAGGCCTCCAAGACCGACGGCAAGGCGGCGCGCAACCTCCACAAGCTCACCCTCTTCAAGCGCTTCTACATCGTCGTCGTCGGCTACCTCTACTTCACCCGGATCATCGTCTCCGCCTTCCTCGCCGTGCTCAACTACAAGTACCAGTGGGGCGTCAATGTCGCCGTCGAGGCCGCCAGCTTCGCCTTCTATGTCTTCGTCTTCTACAACTTCCATCCGGTGGAGAAGAACCCGTACCTGTACGttggcgacgacgaggaggagtccgCCAGTGGACAGCTCGAGATGGACGAGCGTGCTTTCTAA